In Methanosarcina siciliae T4/M, one genomic interval encodes:
- a CDS encoding hydantoinase/oxoprolinase family protein yields the protein MYLGLGIDTGGTYTDAAVMDMSNGTVIESNKALTTYPDLIRGIKNSIEGLGPDYLKRIKFVSVSTTLATNTTLEGKGYPAGLILIGHTIPKKLASHYVISIGGGHDSDGNEVAPLEDLETVKEFVRQVKNKVAAFAVSGYFGVRNPEHELRVKEVIQEITDIPVVCGHELSLSLGAYERAVTALLNAELIPVSKQFIKSVQAVMEEKEIKATLMMMKCDGSLVRIEEALQKPVESIFSGPAASLVGAAHLTGLDTCATVDVGGTSTDIAMITGGIPEISDSGARVGGWKTMVKAIRMETSALGGDSLVWIRRKPFLGPSRVIPLCLAASEFPEILQKLEKKDTPNERIMDEIIQPTSFFVRNGINSPELLSGELEEDERTIIEHLGAEPLSISEISERTGKHPLLFAGILKNLILKRHVSQIGFTPTDALHVLGEYARWDGRASFIGAKMLGKTLKQEAEEFSARIKAEVVEKLTLELVSFFAEDLKKEDIEKLLAKEKVMKFRIKVPVVLVGAPVRAYLKELNGAVDADIRIPAFHEVGNAVGALAGKIVHRTEILIRPSAAGNAEYSVFSRLGKDVFEDYGEALDYGLKLSHRLISEYMDGYGLDMDNVKFDLKQNDVGSRGKAPLETRLVGVGVGTTGKLA from the coding sequence ATGTATCTGGGACTGGGCATTGATACCGGCGGGACATATACCGATGCCGCTGTTATGGATATGTCAAACGGGACCGTGATCGAGTCGAATAAAGCGCTTACAACTTATCCTGACCTTATACGGGGGATAAAGAACTCAATTGAGGGACTGGGTCCCGATTACCTGAAAAGGATAAAATTCGTTTCCGTTTCTACAACCCTTGCTACCAATACCACTCTTGAGGGTAAAGGCTATCCAGCAGGATTGATCCTTATAGGGCACACCATCCCGAAAAAACTTGCCAGCCATTATGTAATCTCAATAGGAGGAGGGCACGATTCCGACGGGAACGAAGTTGCTCCTCTTGAAGACCTGGAAACCGTAAAAGAATTTGTCAGGCAGGTAAAGAACAAAGTGGCTGCTTTTGCCGTTTCCGGCTACTTCGGAGTCCGGAACCCGGAACATGAACTTAGAGTCAAGGAAGTAATTCAGGAAATAACGGACATTCCTGTTGTCTGCGGGCACGAGCTTTCCCTGAGCCTGGGAGCTTACGAAAGGGCAGTGACCGCTCTCCTGAACGCCGAACTGATCCCGGTAAGCAAGCAGTTTATCAAATCCGTCCAGGCGGTAATGGAAGAAAAAGAAATCAAAGCGACCCTGATGATGATGAAGTGTGACGGGTCCCTGGTCCGCATTGAAGAAGCCCTGCAAAAACCCGTAGAATCGATCTTTTCCGGACCCGCAGCAAGCCTTGTAGGAGCTGCCCACCTCACAGGCCTGGATACCTGTGCAACCGTAGACGTCGGAGGCACCAGCACCGACATTGCCATGATTACCGGAGGCATCCCCGAGATCAGCGATTCCGGAGCAAGAGTCGGAGGCTGGAAAACAATGGTAAAAGCGATCCGGATGGAAACCTCAGCCCTTGGAGGGGACAGCCTGGTCTGGATCAGAAGAAAACCATTTCTTGGTCCTTCAAGGGTGATTCCCCTCTGTCTTGCCGCCTCGGAGTTCCCGGAGATTCTGCAGAAACTGGAGAAAAAAGACACCCCTAACGAGCGCATAATGGATGAGATCATACAACCGACCTCTTTTTTCGTAAGGAACGGGATCAATTCCCCCGAACTTCTAAGCGGGGAGCTCGAAGAAGACGAGAGGACGATTATCGAACACCTCGGGGCAGAGCCCCTTTCAATATCCGAGATTTCGGAAAGGACAGGAAAACACCCGCTCTTGTTTGCAGGAATTCTTAAAAACCTAATCCTTAAAAGGCACGTAAGCCAGATAGGATTTACTCCAACCGATGCCCTGCACGTGCTTGGAGAATATGCAAGATGGGACGGAAGGGCTTCTTTTATAGGAGCAAAAATGCTTGGAAAAACCCTCAAACAGGAAGCTGAGGAGTTTTCAGCCCGGATAAAGGCTGAAGTCGTGGAAAAACTTACTCTTGAACTTGTTTCCTTCTTTGCGGAAGACCTGAAAAAGGAGGACATCGAAAAACTTCTGGCAAAAGAAAAGGTCATGAAATTCCGCATTAAGGTCCCTGTAGTCCTGGTAGGGGCTCCTGTAAGAGCATACCTGAAGGAACTGAATGGGGCTGTGGATGCAGACATAAGGATCCCCGCTTTCCATGAGGTGGGAAACGCTGTCGGAGCCCTTGCAGGAAAAATAGTCCACAGGACAGAGATCCTTATCCGCCCTTCGGCAGCAGGAAATGCAGAGTACTCGGTCTTCTCCAGGCTTGGAAAAGATGTCTTTGAGGACTACGGAGAAGCCCTGGACTACGGGCTCAAGCTCAGCCACAGGCTGATTTCGGAGTACATGGACGGATACGGGCTTGATATGGACAATGTGAAATTTGATCTTAAACAGAACGATGTGGGAAGCAGGGGAAAAGCCCCACTGGAAACCCGCCTGGTCGGAGTCGGCGTAGGAACTACCGGAAAGCTGGCATAA
- a CDS encoding CobW family GTP-binding protein has protein sequence MKCMIIGGFLGSGKTTTIRKLVEYLGARGQRTAIIVNEIGEVGIDGETISGEGVETREITSGCICCTLRISMEYTLRNLMLTYSPDTIIIEPTGIAFPRQIKSNIESMGIPEISFTPIVNLVDPSLLSPDAEDLQNFVRNQIEDAEILGINKVDLIGQEKLLETCLLLRKLNPRARIIHFSARQGGEPLEKFFGLIGVSNQDKTARGMRNSVKAKNSIEARNSVEISGVSAYSTELEITSQEISLETAVSVSGQILDSIRKRVTQLNPEFTGHIKLSFAHKDDFVKGSVTSAHEKPEIEILKKEKNSCSRLKILSAVTSVPREELIRTVDTTASGQLKDRQLSYIKVEKSNHDYSQTPISSLKQENF, from the coding sequence ATGAAATGCATGATAATCGGAGGCTTCCTCGGAAGTGGAAAAACGACAACAATAAGAAAACTTGTCGAATACCTCGGAGCCCGAGGGCAGCGAACGGCAATCATCGTCAATGAAATAGGAGAAGTAGGGATCGATGGGGAAACTATCTCGGGAGAGGGGGTAGAAACCAGAGAAATTACAAGCGGGTGCATTTGCTGTACTCTCAGGATCAGTATGGAATATACCCTGAGGAACCTTATGCTCACCTATAGTCCGGATACTATTATAATAGAGCCCACAGGGATAGCCTTCCCAAGACAGATTAAAAGCAATATCGAAAGCATGGGTATTCCGGAGATTAGTTTTACTCCGATCGTAAATCTTGTAGACCCCTCCCTCCTGAGTCCGGATGCAGAAGACCTGCAGAATTTTGTTCGAAACCAGATCGAGGATGCCGAGATCCTGGGCATAAACAAAGTAGACCTCATAGGGCAGGAAAAACTTCTGGAGACCTGCCTGCTCCTCCGAAAATTGAACCCGAGAGCAAGGATTATTCATTTTTCAGCCAGGCAGGGAGGAGAACCCCTGGAAAAATTTTTCGGGCTGATCGGGGTAAGCAACCAGGATAAAACTGCCCGTGGAATGAGAAATTCAGTAAAAGCAAAGAACTCAATTGAAGCAAGAAACTCCGTTGAAATTTCCGGGGTTTCAGCTTACTCAACCGAACTTGAGATTACTTCGCAGGAAATATCTCTTGAAACGGCAGTCTCTGTTTCGGGGCAAATCCTGGACAGCATAAGAAAGAGAGTAACACAGCTTAACCCCGAATTCACAGGGCATATCAAACTTTCCTTTGCGCACAAAGATGATTTTGTAAAAGGTAGTGTGACTTCAGCACATGAAAAACCCGAAATTGAAATCCTCAAAAAAGAAAAGAATTCCTGCTCAAGGCTAAAGATACTCTCTGCGGTGACATCCGTGCCCAGAGAAGAACTTATCAGAACTGTGGACACAACGGCAAGTGGGCAGCTGAAAGACAGACAGCTTTCATATATAAAGGTGGAAAAAAGCAATCACGACTACAGCCAGACTCCGATTAGCTCCCTTAAACAGGAGAACTTCTGA
- a CDS encoding methyltransferase cognate corrinoid protein, whose product MAADILNQLAEAVVDGDDDLAEELANKALEEGVDPYDAIVNGLARGMAIVSDQYEKGEAFVPHLLLASGAMYAGMDILSPEMVKEGEAMQAVGVIGTIEGDVHDIGKNLVKTMLSAGGFEMIDLGADVPIEKFVETAKEHKADIISMSALMTTTMTNMEKVIEILQEEGIRDSMKVMVGGAPVSEEYATGIGADSTHPDAMHASAWASEAVKDLEPKAARWSEEKINLGKIKYREILAKKIVSDKVDVGLETANKIKEEFESIGVKTKEEMTHIDRTVSAMSDKKVDRLPVYPLACGVLRKFAPVTYKEYATNEDAFVQSAYLGSKYLDLDMFVGLIDLSATSADFGCKIKYPEDDTPSSEGHIKDYEKIEVPELKEGTRGYELVMASKKAKEKLNKELNTPFIGFHEGPLLTLTQLMGADRILMDMKTQPDVVLEAVQKCTDYVCQLSELFFAEDACDTLCIDNLWSNNVIMSEQDYWKFDGKFVYDQQIPIFKQYNQPYIVHNCADAVHFETQIRKFGTALYSYAYYEKSRDKGSQNYADLIPKYGDICCMMGEVNPVEFMDGSAAGVQKVKDDTKNLLENVLPVLKENGLQSKYVLSSGCEIPPGGPLTTVQAMVNVVKELGPELQKEIMG is encoded by the coding sequence ATGGCAGCAGATATTTTGAACCAATTAGCGGAAGCTGTCGTCGACGGAGACGACGACCTTGCAGAAGAACTGGCAAACAAAGCCCTTGAAGAAGGCGTTGACCCCTACGACGCAATCGTCAACGGGCTGGCAAGAGGGATGGCAATTGTCAGTGACCAGTACGAGAAAGGAGAAGCCTTTGTACCCCACCTGCTCCTGGCATCAGGCGCAATGTATGCAGGTATGGATATCCTCTCCCCTGAGATGGTAAAGGAAGGAGAAGCCATGCAGGCTGTGGGCGTTATCGGGACGATTGAAGGAGATGTGCACGACATTGGGAAAAACCTTGTCAAAACCATGCTCAGTGCAGGCGGATTCGAGATGATCGACCTCGGGGCAGATGTGCCTATCGAGAAATTTGTCGAAACCGCAAAAGAACACAAAGCCGACATCATCTCCATGAGTGCCCTGATGACAACAACCATGACCAATATGGAAAAAGTCATTGAAATCCTTCAGGAAGAAGGTATCCGCGACTCCATGAAAGTCATGGTTGGAGGAGCTCCCGTTTCCGAAGAGTATGCAACCGGAATCGGTGCAGACTCAACCCACCCCGATGCAATGCACGCAAGCGCCTGGGCCTCCGAAGCCGTAAAGGATCTTGAGCCCAAGGCTGCAAGGTGGAGTGAAGAGAAGATCAACCTCGGGAAGATCAAGTACAGGGAAATTCTTGCAAAGAAGATAGTTTCCGATAAAGTGGATGTCGGGCTTGAAACTGCTAATAAGATCAAAGAAGAGTTCGAAAGCATTGGCGTGAAGACAAAGGAGGAAATGACCCACATAGACAGGACCGTTTCTGCCATGTCCGATAAGAAGGTCGACCGCCTGCCCGTCTATCCCCTTGCCTGCGGAGTGCTCAGGAAGTTTGCCCCTGTAACCTACAAAGAGTATGCCACAAATGAAGATGCATTTGTACAGAGCGCATACCTAGGCTCAAAATACCTGGACCTTGACATGTTTGTAGGCCTGATTGACCTTTCCGCAACATCTGCAGACTTCGGCTGTAAGATCAAATACCCCGAAGACGACACTCCGTCCTCCGAAGGGCATATCAAGGACTATGAGAAGATCGAAGTCCCCGAACTTAAGGAAGGTACCAGGGGCTACGAACTGGTCATGGCTTCAAAGAAAGCAAAGGAAAAACTCAACAAGGAACTCAACACTCCCTTTATCGGCTTCCACGAGGGCCCCCTACTCACCCTGACCCAGCTGATGGGTGCAGACCGCATCCTTATGGACATGAAGACCCAGCCGGATGTTGTCCTTGAAGCTGTACAGAAGTGTACTGACTATGTCTGCCAGCTCTCAGAGCTCTTCTTTGCAGAAGATGCCTGTGACACTCTCTGTATCGACAACCTCTGGTCCAATAATGTGATCATGAGCGAACAGGACTACTGGAAGTTCGACGGGAAATTCGTCTATGACCAGCAGATCCCCATATTCAAACAGTACAACCAGCCGTATATCGTCCACAACTGTGCTGACGCCGTGCACTTCGAGACCCAGATCCGGAAGTTCGGAACAGCCCTCTACAGCTACGCCTACTATGAGAAGTCCAGGGACAAAGGCTCCCAGAACTACGCAGACCTTATCCCCAAATACGGAGACATCTGCTGTATGATGGGAGAAGTCAACCCTGTTGAGTTCATGGACGGATCGGCAGCCGGCGTGCAGAAGGTAAAGGACGACACAAAGAACCTGCTCGAAAACGTGCTGCCAGTGCTCAAGGAGAACGGCTTGCAGTCCAAATATGTCCTGTCCTCCGGCTGTGAGATTCCGCCAGGCGGTCCCCTGACAACCGTGCAGGCAATGGTGAACGTTGTAAAGGAACTTGGCCCGGAACTCCAGAAGGAAATAATGGGGTAA
- a CDS encoding TCP-1/cpn60 chaperonin family protein, whose protein sequence is MASELKTPGSTSPESQDGMAKLARTIRDKILIDEPVKEEKLIDQLERAAIEIDELLGSSLGPRGMNKIIVNPVGDIFVTSDGKVILKEMDVLHPIVTSLKKLAESMDKACGDGTKTAVIFASNLIKNAVRLIRAGVHPTIIIEGYELAMQKTYEMLQYSIKQASEEDIRTTIMCSATGKGIEGHQAQIVTDIVLKVISHLSEKQAGRLDLNRNVKILKKKGGPEITAIEGLIMDENPAREDMPKSYQNPAVLITNYDLKIKSGYLNPQHNLKMDSVQTALLFEERKKQMCGEISRKIIDSGANVLFSEGDIDPYIETLLRDSNILAFKKLKMKDLEKLAEATGTTLMAQPDEIHPCDLGKADSIKLEKKNGENFVFITVKDKAIATILIREPVKYGLDKVEEAVDDALNNAAFLRKNREIVNGGGAIEFELAHMVRLFAATQTGKRQLAVQAYAEALEKIPVVLARNMGMNEIDATAQLRNSYSRGVEARIDLSRKITDKGPKVYDSATVKKLAIIAGTETAKKVLRIDEIVPKR, encoded by the coding sequence ATGGCAAGCGAACTGAAAACACCGGGAAGCACGAGCCCTGAAAGCCAGGACGGAATGGCAAAACTGGCGCGGACTATAAGGGATAAGATCCTAATTGACGAGCCGGTAAAGGAAGAGAAGCTGATCGACCAGCTTGAAAGGGCAGCGATAGAAATTGACGAGCTACTGGGCTCATCCCTCGGCCCGAGAGGGATGAACAAGATAATAGTAAACCCGGTGGGAGATATTTTCGTTACGAGCGACGGGAAAGTCATCTTAAAGGAAATGGATGTGCTTCACCCGATCGTGACCTCTCTCAAAAAGCTTGCTGAATCAATGGACAAAGCCTGCGGAGACGGCACAAAAACGGCAGTCATTTTTGCAAGCAACCTGATTAAAAACGCAGTCAGATTGATCAGGGCAGGAGTGCACCCGACAATTATTATTGAAGGGTATGAACTTGCCATGCAAAAAACGTATGAAATGCTGCAGTACAGCATAAAGCAGGCATCGGAAGAGGATATCCGCACGACCATAATGTGTTCGGCAACAGGGAAGGGGATTGAAGGGCACCAGGCACAGATTGTTACGGATATTGTCCTGAAAGTGATAAGCCACCTTTCCGAAAAACAGGCAGGAAGGCTAGACCTTAACAGGAACGTCAAGATCCTGAAAAAGAAGGGAGGGCCGGAAATCACTGCAATCGAAGGCCTGATCATGGACGAAAACCCGGCAAGAGAGGATATGCCAAAAAGCTACCAGAACCCGGCGGTCCTGATCACGAATTACGACCTCAAGATAAAAAGCGGATACTTAAACCCCCAGCACAACCTCAAAATGGATTCCGTGCAGACTGCGCTCCTTTTTGAAGAGAGGAAAAAGCAGATGTGCGGGGAAATTTCCCGGAAGATAATTGATTCGGGAGCAAATGTCCTCTTTTCCGAAGGAGATATTGATCCCTATATCGAAACCCTGCTCAGGGACAGCAATATTCTGGCTTTTAAGAAACTGAAGATGAAAGACCTGGAAAAGCTTGCGGAAGCCACAGGTACGACCCTGATGGCACAGCCGGACGAGATTCACCCCTGCGACCTCGGAAAGGCAGACAGTATAAAACTTGAAAAGAAAAACGGGGAAAACTTCGTTTTCATTACCGTGAAAGACAAGGCTATCGCCACCATTCTGATAAGGGAGCCTGTGAAATACGGGCTTGACAAGGTGGAAGAGGCTGTTGATGATGCACTGAACAATGCGGCTTTCCTCCGGAAAAACAGGGAAATAGTGAACGGAGGAGGGGCAATTGAGTTTGAGCTTGCGCATATGGTCAGGCTCTTTGCGGCAACGCAGACCGGGAAGAGACAACTGGCGGTCCAGGCATATGCCGAGGCCCTCGAAAAAATTCCCGTGGTTCTTGCAAGAAATATGGGAATGAATGAAATTGATGCAACAGCACAGCTGAGGAATTCATATTCAAGAGGAGTTGAGGCAAGGATAGACCTCTCAAGAAAGATAACTGATAAGGGACCAAAAGTCTACGACTCGGCAACGGTAAAGAAACTCGCAATTATTGCAGGTACGGAAACGGCAAAAAAAGTACTCAGGATAGACGAGATAGTGCCTAAGAGATGA